The following proteins are encoded in a genomic region of Mahella australiensis 50-1 BON:
- a CDS encoding carbohydrate ABC transporter permease has translation MDKRNSLGKRIKQNRVAYIMLLPTIVGFIAFVLYPQLWVLRLAFYKYNGYTPPVFVGMDNFVRLFTRDTVWWKAVGNTFYFSTAKLLVEIPLALILAVILNNNLKGRNLFRTVYFLPNVTSTAVMSLVFYFIFSPYQGILNGILQSIGIISEPIDWLGQGSLAMIVCMIVSIWQNFGLNMILFLAGLQSIPDEIYESADIDGATPVQQFIHLTIPMLGRMLQIILMLAIIGSLKTFDLFKVLTNGGPGHDTEVMMTYIFRYFFVDNMSTTAQPQLGYASSMGLVATIIIGAVTAVYLWMSRKLEENY, from the coding sequence ATGGATAAAAGGAATTCATTGGGAAAAAGGATAAAGCAGAACAGAGTGGCTTATATTATGTTGCTTCCAACCATAGTAGGCTTTATAGCATTCGTTCTTTATCCTCAGTTATGGGTTTTAAGGTTGGCTTTTTACAAATATAACGGTTATACGCCGCCTGTGTTTGTTGGAATGGATAATTTCGTAAGGCTGTTCACCAGAGATACTGTATGGTGGAAAGCAGTGGGTAATACATTTTATTTTTCCACGGCAAAGTTGTTGGTTGAAATTCCTTTGGCCTTGATATTAGCGGTGATTCTAAATAACAACCTTAAGGGGCGCAACCTTTTCAGAACGGTATATTTTTTGCCTAATGTTACTAGTACGGCTGTAATGAGCCTTGTATTTTATTTTATTTTCTCTCCGTATCAGGGTATATTGAATGGTATACTCCAAAGCATAGGCATTATAAGTGAACCGATAGATTGGTTAGGGCAGGGCAGTTTGGCTATGATAGTATGCATGATAGTTTCTATCTGGCAGAACTTTGGATTGAATATGATTCTTTTCCTTGCAGGTCTGCAGAGTATACCGGATGAGATTTATGAAAGCGCAGACATAGACGGGGCTACGCCTGTACAGCAATTTATTCACCTTACAATACCCATGTTAGGGCGAATGCTACAAATAATTTTGATGCTGGCTATAATAGGCAGTTTGAAGACATTTGATTTATTTAAGGTTTTGACCAACGGCGGGCCAGGGCATGATACCGAGGTTATGATGACATATATATTCCGTTATTTCTTCGTGGATAATATGAGCACCACCGCACAACCGCAACTCGGTTACGCGAGCAGTATGGGCTTGGTAGCTACAATAATAATAGGGGCAGTTACAGCGGTTTATTTGTGGATGTCAAGAAAATTAGAAGAGAACTATTGA